Proteins from a genomic interval of Candidatus Nanopelagicales bacterium:
- a CDS encoding 4'-phosphopantetheinyl transferase superfamily protein, whose product MATYSCVVGPLARVHVTFVEELKTYTEEAAKEIAVKHLTSSECETWMTMQANTTRKMEWLLGRVALKEAVCDFMLETQLTTVHSKDLVISRSEEGAPFISWAVPNELPLPVISLAHTEGVIVAAVASAEAVGVDVENADRQAPTVARVLTETETKLLETERITLLSAVVAKEAASKAVGTGLGGDLRRWPIVHTEGDQHFVTCVDDEEIALIVDFLDVPNLVLGICVVV is encoded by the coding sequence ATGGCGACGTACTCATGTGTGGTTGGGCCACTTGCGCGCGTCCATGTCACGTTCGTCGAGGAATTAAAGACGTATACCGAAGAGGCTGCCAAAGAGATAGCCGTAAAGCACTTGACCTCATCTGAATGCGAAACGTGGATGACGATGCAGGCAAACACGACGCGCAAAATGGAATGGTTACTTGGTCGGGTGGCACTGAAGGAAGCCGTATGCGACTTCATGTTGGAAACCCAACTCACCACCGTGCATTCAAAAGACTTAGTGATTTCACGTTCTGAAGAAGGCGCGCCATTTATTTCCTGGGCGGTTCCAAATGAACTACCACTTCCGGTGATTTCACTTGCGCATACTGAAGGCGTGATTGTTGCGGCTGTTGCGAGCGCTGAAGCAGTAGGCGTTGACGTTGAGAACGCTGATCGTCAAGCGCCAACCGTTGCTCGTGTGCTGACGGAAACTGAAACGAAACTTCTTGAGACTGAACGCATCACGTTGCTGAGCGCGGTTGTTGCAAAAGAGGCGGCATCAAAAGCAGTAGGCACTGGTCTGGGTGGCGATCTACGCCGCTGGCCAATTGTGCACACCGAAGGCGATCAACATTTTGTTACATGTGTTGATGATGAAGAAATTGCATTGATTGTTGATTTCCTCGATGTACCAAATCTTGTGCTCGGCATTTGTGTTGTGGTGTAG
- a CDS encoding HigA family addiction module antitoxin: MKKPTHPGAILREDVLAEFGLSVSEAADRLGVSRVTLSRVIHEHARISPNLALRLEAAGVSTARAWLAMQTACDLAEERAAGTPKVRKLKPVA, from the coding sequence ATGAAGAAACCCACACATCCAGGAGCGATTCTTCGCGAAGACGTTCTTGCTGAGTTCGGCTTGTCAGTGAGTGAAGCGGCAGATCGCCTTGGAGTTTCGCGAGTGACACTTAGCCGTGTCATTCATGAGCATGCGCGCATTTCTCCCAACCTTGCGCTTCGTCTAGAAGCGGCAGGCGTGAGCACCGCACGCGCTTGGCTAGCAATGCAAACCGCGTGTGATTTGGCAGAAGAACGTGCAGCGGGAACTCCGAAGGTTCGTAAACTCAAGCCTGTTGCATAA
- a CDS encoding AbrB/MazE/SpoVT family DNA-binding domain-containing protein, producing MNAVVKVLPSRRVRGASRVSSKNQVTLPVDVLRASGIEVGDLLFARAAGPGTIVLERPEATLEAIAGSMSGIYQGFSIDELRNEWN from the coding sequence ATGAATGCAGTTGTAAAGGTATTGCCTTCACGTCGGGTTCGCGGGGCAAGCCGGGTCAGTTCCAAGAATCAGGTGACCCTGCCCGTCGATGTGCTGCGCGCGAGTGGCATTGAGGTGGGGGATCTGCTCTTTGCCCGCGCCGCTGGCCCTGGAACCATCGTTCTCGAACGCCCCGAGGCGACTTTGGAAGCAATCGCTGGTTCCATGAGTGGGATTTACCAAGGCTTCAGCATTGATGAACTTCGCAACGAGTGGAACTGA
- a CDS encoding geranylgeranyl reductase family protein yields MPATVPTETDVLVIGAGPAGSAAAAWAARFGLDVILADAKTFPRDKTCGDGLTPRAVYELQNLGLGEWLETQPRNLGLRAAGFKQTLLLPWPGGSLPNFGSAVPRMELDAKIREVALDSGAIPADGYRAVDVVKDGDRVVAVTFEIREDGKRVTKEIRCKRLVVADGAKSQLGRSLGREWHKDTAYGVAGRAYIASGRSNDKWISSHLELRGEKNEVLSGYGWIFPLGDGEVNIGVGTLATNKRPADINLRSLTELYTNQQYELWQLEGELQNFSSALLPMGGAVSNIAGKNWMFIGDAAGCVNPLNGEGIDYGLETGHLAAEMLADTANNPNADLTHLWPGELSVQYGTAFSIARRIAGLLTVPGFINTFGPVGMRSKFLMTIALRVMGNLVTEEDKDATAKLWRTAGKFSLKLDNRPPFS; encoded by the coding sequence GTGCCCGCAACCGTTCCCACTGAGACCGACGTCTTAGTTATTGGTGCAGGCCCAGCTGGCTCGGCTGCTGCTGCTTGGGCGGCGCGCTTTGGCCTTGATGTGATCCTGGCCGATGCCAAAACCTTCCCGCGTGACAAAACCTGTGGTGATGGCCTGACCCCTCGCGCGGTCTATGAACTGCAAAACCTGGGCTTGGGCGAGTGGCTGGAAACTCAGCCACGCAACCTTGGCTTGCGGGCAGCTGGGTTTAAGCAAACGTTGTTGCTGCCATGGCCTGGTGGGTCGCTTCCGAATTTTGGTTCTGCGGTGCCACGCATGGAACTCGACGCAAAGATCCGCGAGGTCGCACTTGATTCCGGTGCAATTCCTGCAGACGGTTACCGCGCAGTAGATGTCGTGAAAGACGGTGATCGCGTAGTTGCCGTGACCTTCGAAATTCGCGAAGACGGCAAGCGCGTCACCAAAGAAATTCGGTGCAAGCGACTTGTTGTTGCCGATGGTGCGAAATCTCAACTTGGAAGAAGCCTTGGCCGCGAGTGGCATAAAGACACCGCTTATGGCGTTGCCGGGCGCGCATACATTGCCAGTGGCCGATCCAATGACAAGTGGATCTCGTCGCACCTTGAATTGCGCGGTGAAAAAAATGAAGTGCTATCTGGTTACGGGTGGATCTTCCCACTGGGTGATGGCGAAGTAAATATTGGTGTTGGCACGCTTGCAACGAATAAGCGACCTGCCGACATCAACCTGCGTTCGCTCACGGAGCTTTACACAAACCAGCAGTATGAGTTGTGGCAGCTTGAAGGTGAATTACAGAATTTCTCTTCTGCACTATTACCAATGGGTGGAGCGGTCAGCAACATCGCAGGCAAGAACTGGATGTTCATTGGAGATGCAGCTGGTTGCGTCAATCCGTTGAACGGTGAAGGCATTGATTACGGTCTAGAAACTGGCCATCTTGCGGCCGAAATGCTTGCTGACACCGCAAACAACCCCAATGCAGATCTCACCCATTTGTGGCCTGGTGAACTCAGTGTGCAATACGGAACGGCATTCTCAATTGCTCGCAGAATTGCTGGCTTACTCACTGTCCCAGGGTTTATTAACACCTTTGGCCCAGTCGGCATGCGTTCAAAGTTCCTCATGACGATCGCGCTTCGCGTGATGGGCAACTTGGTGACAGAGGAAGATAAAGACGCCACTGCAAAACTCTGGCGAACCGCAGGCAAGTTCAGTCTTAAACTAGATAACAGACCGCCGTTTTCGTAA
- a CDS encoding type II toxin-antitoxin system RelE/ParE family toxin — protein sequence MAFEIRIAPPARRALETQLPESIAAAAWEFIHGPLAKNPRRVGKPLLGNLEGSWSARRGEYRVVYEIDNEIVTVTVLRIGHRRDIYR from the coding sequence GTGGCTTTCGAAATACGAATTGCTCCACCGGCTCGAAGGGCACTTGAAACACAGTTGCCCGAATCAATTGCTGCAGCTGCGTGGGAATTCATACATGGCCCACTTGCCAAGAATCCTCGACGCGTTGGCAAACCACTCCTTGGAAACCTAGAAGGTTCTTGGTCAGCAAGGCGGGGCGAATATCGAGTTGTCTACGAAATCGATAACGAGATTGTCACCGTTACCGTTCTGCGAATCGGCCATCGCCGAGATATTTACCGCTAG
- a CDS encoding peroxiredoxin: MTIAIGDTVPDVELFVIPEDRPTPVSSKDILSKGRVVLFAVPGAFTPGCSKMHLPGFVNKAAELSAKGVDSIVCISVNDAFVMDAWGKAQGVGEQFVMAADPQGKFALAVGMDVDAPALGGLRSKRYAMVIEDGVVTQFLPEEDGFNVLASTAECVLDTL; this comes from the coding sequence ATGACTATTGCTATTGGTGACACCGTCCCTGACGTTGAACTCTTCGTGATCCCAGAGGATCGCCCAACCCCTGTTTCCTCAAAGGACATCCTGAGCAAGGGCCGCGTGGTGCTGTTCGCAGTTCCTGGCGCCTTCACCCCAGGCTGCTCCAAGATGCACTTGCCTGGTTTCGTAAACAAGGCAGCTGAACTCTCCGCCAAGGGCGTCGATTCAATCGTATGCATCAGCGTCAACGATGCCTTCGTGATGGACGCTTGGGGCAAGGCTCAAGGCGTTGGCGAGCAATTCGTGATGGCTGCTGACCCACAGGGCAAGTTCGCACTTGCTGTTGGCATGGACGTTGACGCTCCAGCTCTCGGTGGTCTTCGTTCAAAGCGCTACGCCATGGTGATTGAAGACGGCGTTGTTACTCAGTTCCTTCCTGAAGAAGACGGCTTCAACGTGCTGGCATCAACTGCCGAGTGCGTGCTCGACACCCTGTAA
- a CDS encoding type II toxin-antitoxin system Phd/YefM family antitoxin — protein MTTTSLATVKAQLSAFVDSVHGTHERVVITRNGEPAAVLISPDDLESLEETIAILSDPEAMAEIAEAREAIAQGNTVALSQVKRRSA, from the coding sequence ATGACTACAACTTCTTTGGCAACTGTGAAGGCACAACTTTCAGCCTTCGTCGACTCAGTGCACGGAACGCATGAACGAGTTGTCATCACGCGTAACGGTGAACCAGCTGCAGTGCTGATTTCTCCTGACGATCTTGAATCGCTCGAAGAAACCATCGCAATTTTATCTGATCCTGAGGCTATGGCCGAAATTGCAGAAGCGCGGGAAGCAATTGCTCAAGGCAACACTGTTGCACTTTCACAAGTTAAACGGCGCTCGGCCTAG
- a CDS encoding SDR family NAD(P)-dependent oxidoreductase produces the protein MKVWFITGTSRGFGLIWTQAALERGDKVVATARDLAPLDDLVAKYGDSILTLKLDVTDKAAVTAAVNKANEHFGRLDVVVNNAGYGHMGYLEELTEDEIRAQFETNVYGPIWVAQAALPIMRAQGSGHIIQVSSLSGLTASGGMGLYSGSKWALEGMSEALAQEVRKFGISVTLIEPGGYATGFGTAGRKNSAQHPAYVESHEKLGKLLATSAGSDATESVDALMKVVDAEKPPVRLLLGNQAVDVLHGMYDRRLAHFKEWEDVSRSAG, from the coding sequence ATGAAGGTTTGGTTCATCACTGGTACGTCCCGCGGCTTTGGCTTGATTTGGACCCAGGCAGCCCTTGAGCGTGGTGACAAGGTGGTGGCAACAGCCCGCGACCTTGCTCCCCTTGATGATCTCGTTGCCAAATATGGCGATTCAATTCTCACCTTAAAACTTGATGTAACCGACAAAGCAGCAGTGACTGCCGCCGTGAACAAGGCCAATGAGCACTTCGGTCGCCTTGATGTCGTGGTGAATAACGCTGGTTACGGACACATGGGTTACCTCGAGGAACTCACCGAAGATGAAATTCGCGCCCAGTTCGAGACCAACGTCTACGGGCCAATCTGGGTTGCTCAGGCAGCACTGCCGATCATGCGCGCTCAAGGATCTGGCCACATCATCCAGGTGAGCAGTTTGAGTGGTCTGACTGCTTCGGGCGGCATGGGTCTCTACAGCGGATCCAAGTGGGCACTTGAAGGAATGTCAGAAGCTCTTGCTCAGGAAGTGCGCAAGTTCGGTATCAGCGTGACCCTGATTGAGCCTGGTGGTTACGCAACTGGGTTTGGCACAGCAGGTCGCAAGAACTCGGCTCAGCATCCCGCTTATGTGGAATCCCATGAGAAGTTGGGCAAATTGCTTGCTACTTCTGCCGGATCAGACGCCACCGAAAGTGTTGACGCGCTGATGAAGGTTGTTGATGCCGAAAAGCCACCTGTGCGATTGTTACTAGGTAACCAAGCCGTTGATGTACTCCACGGCATGTATGACCGACGCCTTGCTCACTTCAAGGAATGGGAAGATGTTTCTCGTTCCGCTGGCTAA
- a CDS encoding class I SAM-dependent methyltransferase yields the protein MLKRGKKTPLPPGKYRMGGKHFKNDKAFIKTAVGDVTRLEQYAGLNKDSSLLDWGCGAGRLGVGVREYFGQIRDYHGVDIQKELIDWADENLAGPGMRFTYVNVSNERYNPDGSPERTLAADPGSVDVFYAYSVFSHMNDEDTPAYLKLIAEALSENGKAFVTCFVEEDVAGWEENPEGYGPLDWKGRLHCTRFARWHFEDHVNAARLAVDRFEYGQETDGQSLYVLRKR from the coding sequence ATGCTTAAGCGCGGCAAGAAGACTCCTTTACCTCCCGGCAAATACCGCATGGGCGGCAAACACTTTAAGAACGACAAGGCATTCATTAAGACTGCCGTTGGCGATGTGACGCGCTTGGAGCAATATGCCGGCTTGAACAAAGATTCGTCATTGCTGGACTGGGGCTGTGGTGCTGGACGCCTTGGCGTTGGTGTGCGTGAGTACTTCGGTCAGATTCGCGACTATCACGGCGTTGACATTCAAAAGGAACTCATCGATTGGGCCGACGAAAACCTTGCTGGCCCAGGCATGCGCTTCACCTATGTGAATGTCAGCAATGAGCGTTACAACCCAGACGGTTCACCAGAGCGCACCCTTGCTGCTGATCCAGGCAGTGTTGATGTGTTCTACGCATACTCAGTCTTCTCACATATGAATGACGAAGACACCCCTGCCTACCTCAAGTTGATCGCAGAAGCACTGAGCGAAAACGGCAAGGCATTCGTCACCTGCTTCGTTGAAGAAGATGTTGCTGGCTGGGAAGAAAACCCAGAAGGCTACGGACCACTTGATTGGAAAGGCCGGTTGCACTGCACTCGCTTTGCGCGCTGGCACTTTGAGGATCACGTGAATGCAGCGCGCCTTGCTGTTGATCGTTTTGAGTACGGGCAAGAGACCGATGGTCAAAGCTTGTACGTATTGCGCAAGCGCTAG
- a CDS encoding PIN domain-containing protein codes for MATTLVDSSVLIALLDDTDVHHAASSSAIVSALREGHSLAIAATTLAEILVRPYSVGEHAVSRCLNAIDRLPIAVIDLDRAISMKAAVLRATIPGMRLPDATIVATAVVSSAGALLTTDVKLAGASGEHVPTILVGA; via the coding sequence ATGGCAACCACGCTCGTTGATTCCAGCGTGCTGATCGCACTTCTTGACGACACAGACGTGCATCACGCTGCGAGCTCGTCAGCAATTGTTTCCGCATTACGTGAAGGTCACTCACTTGCAATCGCGGCGACAACACTTGCTGAAATTCTGGTGCGGCCATATTCCGTTGGTGAGCACGCAGTTTCGCGATGTCTCAACGCGATTGACCGTTTACCAATTGCTGTAATTGATCTTGATCGTGCGATCTCTATGAAGGCTGCGGTGTTGCGCGCAACTATTCCTGGCATGCGGTTGCCTGACGCAACGATTGTTGCGACTGCGGTTGTTTCTTCTGCTGGCGCATTACTGACTACTGATGTGAAACTCGCCGGTGCGAGCGGCGAACACGTACCGACGATATTGGTTGGTGCGTAA
- a CDS encoding acetyl-CoA hydrolase/transferase C-terminal domain-containing protein has protein sequence MRVITQEQLAGIFSALPHNPRVVASGNFATPHVLLNALDGQVELYRLHMLNAQKPLPNRSGVTYETAFVGPGMRGAENLNYIPSRLSLVPVLFRDHYQPDVVLLHTSTQRFDTVSLGTEVNILPAAIEAARARGGIVIAQANPQMPYTYGDAQIYENEIDYLVEVDEPLPTHDPGPISDLSMQIGDRIAAVVNDGSTMQLGIGGVPDAVLAGLTKHKGLRIWTEMFSDGVLNLFKAGALNAEIPLTSTFIFGTRELYDWVDLNRSIRMMRTERVNDPGAIARQAQMTSVNAALQVDLLDQANASRINHKIFSGFGGSTDFIVGALHARGGRSFIALPSWHPKADVSTIVPVLTEPVTSFQHSAVVTENGMAEVFGHSQKDQATNIINQAAHPSVRDFLTERAHHLGLI, from the coding sequence ATGCGAGTCATCACCCAAGAGCAGTTAGCCGGCATTTTTTCCGCACTGCCCCACAATCCTCGGGTGGTTGCCTCGGGCAACTTCGCTACTCCGCACGTGCTGCTCAACGCCCTTGATGGCCAGGTCGAGCTCTACCGCCTTCATATGTTGAATGCGCAAAAGCCGCTGCCGAATAGATCTGGCGTCACCTATGAAACTGCCTTTGTTGGTCCCGGCATGCGTGGCGCAGAAAATCTCAACTACATCCCAAGCCGCCTGAGCTTGGTTCCCGTGCTCTTTCGCGATCACTATCAACCAGATGTCGTGCTGCTTCATACCTCGACTCAGCGCTTTGACACTGTGAGCCTTGGTACCGAGGTCAACATCCTTCCTGCAGCGATCGAAGCGGCAAGAGCTCGCGGCGGCATCGTGATTGCGCAAGCAAATCCGCAAATGCCTTACACCTACGGTGATGCGCAAATTTACGAAAACGAAATCGACTACCTCGTTGAAGTTGATGAGCCGTTGCCTACGCATGATCCGGGCCCGATTAGTGATCTCTCAATGCAAATCGGTGATCGCATTGCCGCGGTAGTCAATGACGGATCAACAATGCAGCTCGGCATCGGTGGTGTTCCTGATGCGGTGCTTGCCGGATTGACGAAACATAAAGGTCTGCGCATCTGGACTGAAATGTTCAGTGATGGTGTGTTGAACCTGTTTAAAGCTGGTGCACTCAACGCTGAAATCCCTTTAACTTCAACCTTTATTTTCGGTACGCGCGAGTTGTATGACTGGGTTGATCTCAATCGCTCTATTCGCATGATGCGTACCGAACGCGTCAATGATCCCGGCGCAATTGCGCGGCAAGCGCAGATGACAAGTGTGAACGCAGCGCTGCAAGTCGACCTTCTTGATCAAGCAAATGCCAGCCGCATCAACCACAAAATTTTCAGCGGATTTGGTGGATCAACCGACTTCATTGTTGGTGCATTGCATGCGCGTGGCGGCCGCAGTTTCATAGCGCTGCCAAGTTGGCACCCAAAGGCAGACGTATCGACGATCGTTCCGGTGCTCACTGAACCGGTCACGAGTTTTCAACACAGTGCAGTTGTGACCGAAAACGGCATGGCCGAAGTGTTTGGTCACTCCCAAAAAGACCAAGCCACCAACATCATCAATCAGGCAGCGCATCCAAGTGTTCGCGACTTTCTGACCGAACGGGCTCATCACCTTGGCCTCATTTAG
- a CDS encoding GDP-L-fucose synthase has product MLPEFAWGDVKVYVAGHNGLVGSAIVRALEAAGVGEVIGYRSSELDLRDREATFTAISEAKPDIVIDAAAKVGGIMANSTYPVEFLRDNVLIQTNIMDAAHAIDIDRLLFLGSSCIYPRAATQPIRESSLMTGPLEPTNQAYAMAKISGIFYIEAHRTEYDRHWISAMPTNLYGPGDNFDLETSHVLPAFIRRFHEAKMSGAPTVTVWGTGSPRREFLHVDDLAAACLMLLQKYDSHETINVGLGDDMPIKELAETVAAAVGYEGTIQWDSSKPDGMPRKLLDTSRINDLGWFPKISLADGIASTYQWYLANNA; this is encoded by the coding sequence ATGCTGCCTGAATTCGCCTGGGGTGACGTCAAGGTTTACGTCGCTGGACATAACGGACTCGTGGGTTCGGCAATTGTGCGAGCCCTTGAGGCTGCCGGAGTGGGCGAGGTCATCGGCTACCGCTCATCCGAGCTCGATCTGCGCGACCGTGAGGCCACCTTCACCGCCATCAGCGAGGCCAAGCCCGACATCGTGATCGACGCTGCGGCAAAGGTCGGCGGCATCATGGCCAACTCCACCTACCCAGTTGAGTTCCTTCGCGACAACGTCTTGATCCAGACCAACATCATGGATGCAGCTCATGCGATCGATATTGATCGCTTGCTCTTCCTTGGCTCTTCTTGCATCTACCCACGTGCGGCAACGCAGCCGATTCGCGAATCGTCATTGATGACTGGCCCACTTGAGCCAACCAATCAGGCTTACGCCATGGCAAAGATCTCAGGCATCTTCTACATCGAAGCGCACCGCACTGAATATGACCGTCATTGGATTTCAGCGATGCCAACGAACTTGTATGGCCCAGGTGACAACTTCGATCTTGAAACTTCACATGTGTTGCCTGCGTTCATTCGCCGCTTCCATGAAGCAAAAATGTCTGGTGCGCCAACAGTCACGGTGTGGGGCACTGGTTCACCACGTCGCGAGTTCTTGCATGTTGACGATCTTGCAGCAGCCTGTTTGATGTTGCTGCAGAAGTACGACTCACACGAGACCATCAACGTCGGTCTTGGCGATGACATGCCAATTAAGGAACTAGCCGAAACCGTTGCTGCCGCAGTGGGTTACGAAGGCACCATCCAATGGGATTCCAGCAAGCCTGACGGCATGCCACGTAAGTTGCTCGACACAAGTCGCATCAACGATCTTGGTTGGTTCCCAAAGATTTCTTTGGCAGATGGCATTGCCAGCACCTACCAGTGGTACCTCGCTAACAACGCATAA
- a CDS encoding DUF305 domain-containing protein, which yields MPRRQLNRQPSMKRALALAAVSIATAGTLAACGSSEEAVPPTPMPMMSSVSPSPSVDTQSLDIMFAQMMIPHHQQAIEMSDMALSQASTNEVKTLAEQIKGAQAPEIAVMRGWLANWGAPETAVDDHSGHSMSTGMMTDDDMAALSATTGPNFDRLWLQMMVSHHQGAVSMAQDVLATTTNPEVKTLAEAIIEAQKKEIASMEVLQANGE from the coding sequence ATGCCTCGTCGTCAACTGAATCGTCAACCGTCTATGAAGCGCGCACTTGCACTTGCTGCAGTGTCAATCGCTACTGCGGGCACCCTTGCTGCGTGTGGTTCTTCTGAAGAAGCAGTGCCACCAACGCCAATGCCAATGATGAGCAGTGTGTCGCCAAGCCCGTCGGTTGATACACAATCTCTCGACATCATGTTTGCACAGATGATGATTCCGCATCATCAACAAGCCATCGAGATGTCAGACATGGCCCTTTCCCAAGCGTCGACAAATGAAGTAAAGACTCTCGCTGAACAAATTAAGGGCGCGCAAGCGCCTGAAATAGCGGTGATGCGGGGATGGTTAGCAAACTGGGGTGCACCGGAAACTGCAGTGGATGACCACTCGGGTCATTCCATGAGCACCGGGATGATGACCGACGATGACATGGCTGCTTTGTCGGCAACGACGGGCCCAAATTTTGATCGCCTCTGGTTGCAGATGATGGTGAGCCACCATCAAGGAGCTGTTTCGATGGCGCAAGATGTTCTCGCAACCACAACAAATCCTGAAGTGAAGACGTTGGCCGAAGCAATTATTGAAGCGCAGAAGAAGGAAATCGCGTCAATGGAAGTGTTGCAAGCAAACGGCGAGTAA
- a CDS encoding antibiotic biosynthesis monooxygenase has protein sequence MAGNAHAIPPVQVLLAGRTAALVRLTCKPGMRPALLDVLNNYMDRLGEEPGTEIYTLSIDPDSDNLVWLYEIFANEEAQLEHQQAMALADLIPAMQNLLDGPPAILRMSPLRLALQETVLEDDFEL, from the coding sequence GTGGCAGGCAACGCCCACGCAATTCCACCTGTTCAGGTTCTCCTTGCAGGTCGCACTGCTGCCCTAGTGCGTTTAACCTGCAAGCCAGGAATGCGCCCAGCATTGCTTGATGTATTGAACAACTACATGGATCGCTTGGGTGAAGAGCCAGGCACAGAGATCTACACGCTTTCAATTGATCCAGATAGCGACAACCTGGTGTGGTTGTACGAAATCTTTGCGAACGAAGAAGCCCAGCTAGAACATCAGCAAGCCATGGCGCTTGCTGATCTCATTCCGGCAATGCAGAACTTGCTTGATGGTCCGCCGGCAATCCTTCGGATGTCGCCACTTCGGTTAGCGCTGCAAGAGACCGTGCTTGAAGACGACTTCGAACTGTAA
- a CDS encoding HNH endonuclease family protein, whose translation MHRGSAIAIGLAGLLMTCGVVAVSPADATTQNAQTLLTSLPVSPEHAGGYDRSLFKHWIRQNGCTTRQDVLIREAIGGRLNGCTMVDSRWYSAYDGVTTTNARTFDIDHEVPLKEAWDSGAWRWTPDRRTAFANDLGYVNSLIAVSASSNRSKSDQDPAEWMPPNTADTCRYVKAWIGVKYRWRLAVDSVEKSSIIQLLRGCPQKMEVPDLAS comes from the coding sequence ATGCATCGGGGGAGCGCAATAGCTATCGGCCTCGCGGGTCTATTAATGACCTGCGGGGTCGTTGCTGTTTCTCCAGCTGATGCCACAACCCAAAATGCACAAACGTTGTTGACCTCGCTGCCCGTGTCACCTGAACATGCAGGCGGCTATGACCGCTCGCTGTTTAAACACTGGATTCGTCAAAATGGATGCACGACACGTCAAGACGTTCTCATTCGCGAAGCAATCGGTGGTCGTCTCAACGGGTGCACGATGGTTGATTCACGTTGGTATTCGGCATACGACGGCGTCACCACGACTAATGCCCGCACCTTCGATATCGATCACGAAGTTCCATTGAAAGAAGCCTGGGATTCAGGAGCTTGGCGATGGACTCCTGATCGGCGAACTGCTTTTGCTAATGATCTTGGTTATGTGAACTCACTTATCGCTGTTTCGGCATCATCGAATCGATCCAAGAGTGATCAAGATCCGGCCGAGTGGATGCCGCCTAACACAGCTGATACCTGCCGTTATGTCAAAGCTTGGATTGGCGTGAAGTATCGCTGGCGTTTAGCAGTTGATTCGGTTGAGAAGTCTTCAATCATTCAGTTGTTGCGCGGCTGCCCTCAGAAGATGGAAGTTCCTGATTTGGCTTCGTAG